GCGTCATCGAGAAGGCGGGCGAGGAGTTGGCGGCCGAGGCCTGCACCGACGGCGTACGGGGCGAGGTAGATCGAGTTCTCGGCGGTGTGGGTGAAGGCGGGCTTGGCCAGCCAGGGCGTGAGCAGCGCGTAGCCCACGACGGCCCGGTCGTCGACGGCGACCAGGGTCGGGTAGCCCGACGCGGCAAGGTGATCCAGGCGCTGCTCCCAGTCCCGCGCGGTCGGAGGGTTGTCGACATCGACTGCGAGCACGGAATGCCGGACGTAGTGTCCGTAGATCGACTCGATGCTCGCTGCATCCGTCACGTGCGCCGGTCTGATGTTCACTCTCGCCTCCGTGGTCCCTTGCGGACCGTGTGCTCACCGGCCAGTGGATCACCCCGTACGGCAACGGCCTCGTGCTGATCGTCTGCACCATCGCGGTCGACCAGCGCCGGGTGTTCGTCCGTCCGGCTCATCGAACTGACACGTTAGCGCTAGCCGGAATTCTGTCTCGCAGTGGTTGGCTCGGCGAGAGGTTCGTCAGGGGGTCGTGCGACCGCGTCGTCGTAGCACGGCGGTCACGGAACCGCAGGCACCACCGGTGGTGACCGTGCCAACGGGAGACCGCCTCGGCGCTCGGCGCCTGCCGGCACGAAGAGCGCGTATCAGCCATCGAAGGCCACGCCGCGCGACTTGACCCGCACGGTGGAGTCCGGCCGATGAGTTTCGGCGCCAACGGGTGTCTGCCTTGGTGGACCCATCCGTAGTAGCGGGAGGATGCGATGACGACGCACGCGGTCGGGACGCGTGAACAGTGGCGAGCCGCCCACCAGCGGCAGCTGGCAAAGGAAAAGGAGCTGACCCGGTGGGCCACCGAGCTTGCCCGGCAGCGGCGGGAACTGCCCTGGGTGCCGGTCGACAAGCAGTACCGGTTCGACACCACGGCCGGCAGGCGCACGCTCGCCGAGCTGTTCGACGGACGCTCACAGCTGATCGTGCGACACTTCATGCACGGGCCGAACACCCCGCAGGGCTGCCCGGGTTGCACCTTCGAAACGGACAACCTGGTCGGCGCAGTGCCGCACCTGGCGCGCCGGGACGTGACGTTCCTGCTCTCCTCGCGCTCGCCGCTGCCGGTGCTCACCGCGTACAAGCAGCGGATGGGCTGGGACGTCGAGTGGGTGTCCTCCGGCGGCAGCGACTTCGACGCCGACTTCTTCGAGTACATGCACGTCCCGACGCCACGCCGGGACTACGGGTCGGGCAGCGGCAGCATGCTCGACGTGATGGAGCTGATGGCGCTGAGCTGCTTCGCGCTGGAGGACGGGGTCGTGTACCACACCTACTCGACCTACGATCGCGGCACCGAGGCGCTGAACGCGACCTGGCAGCTGCTGGACCGGGCGCCCAAAGGCCGCGGTGAGGACTTCTCCGACTGGCCGCGCAAGCGCGACGAATACCCCGCATAGAGGCTCGGAGGCACCCGGGCTGGCGACCCCGGTCAGCACCGAACCCCGGCCGCACGTACGGAAGGGATCGCTGACCGGACACCGACAGCTCGCCAGGAGAGTGCGGCGAACCCACGGACATGCCGAACTGAGTGCGCAGGGTCACTCGTTGGGGCGCCGAGCCTGATTCACCTCGCGTGCAACTGCCCACGCGTCCGCCACCGGCCCCAAGTGCCCGAGCTTGTCGGGACTGCTCACCGAGCGGATCGTCTGGATCCGCCCGCCGAGCACGTCGATCGTCAACGTGCTGACCACCTTGCCGCCCCGATCGCGAAGGATCGCGCCGGGCCGGCCGTTCACCTCGCGTGGCTCCACTCTCGCGTCGATCTTGGCGAGCACCGGGAAGATCGACGCGAGCACGCGTGCCACGTTGTCGGCGCCGATCACGCCCTTGGCGAACGCAGGCGCCTTGCCCCCTCCATCCCCGACCATCCGGACGTCTGCAGCAAGCAGCTCCCTCAGTCCGTCGACGTCGCCATCGCGGAGCGCGTCGAAAAAGCGCGTCGCCAGCTCCTCGCGTTCCCGGCGGTCCGCCTCGAACCGAGGGCGCCCGTCATCCATGTGGCGCCGCGCCCGGGCCGCGAGCTGGCGGCAGGCCGCCTCGGACCTACCGACGGCCGATGCGATCTCGGGAAAGCCGAACCCGAACACGTCCCGCAACACGAATACCGCCCGCTCGAGCGGGCTGAGCCGTTCGAGCAGCAACAGCGCCGCCATCGACAGCGAGTCGGCCAACTCGGCCGACCGCGCCGGATCCTCATAGGGATCGGTGAGTAGCGGTTCGGGGAGCCACGGCCCGACGTAGGCTTCCCGTCGAACGCGTGCCGATCGCAGCACGTCGATCGAAACCCGCGTGACCACG
This Haloactinomyces albus DNA region includes the following protein-coding sequences:
- a CDS encoding GNAT family N-acetyltransferase, which gives rise to MNIRPAHVTDAASIESIYGHYVRHSVLAVDVDNPPTARDWEQRLDHLAASGYPTLVAVDDRAVVGYALLTPWLAKPAFTHTAENSIYLAPYAVGAGLGRQLLARLLDDARGCSIREVIALVADGDHEGRPSRALHLRAGFQPAGRLQRVGRKQGRFTDVDFLQLSLQPKEN
- a CDS encoding DUF899 domain-containing protein, translated to MTTHAVGTREQWRAAHQRQLAKEKELTRWATELARQRRELPWVPVDKQYRFDTTAGRRTLAELFDGRSQLIVRHFMHGPNTPQGCPGCTFETDNLVGAVPHLARRDVTFLLSSRSPLPVLTAYKQRMGWDVEWVSSGGSDFDADFFEYMHVPTPRRDYGSGSGSMLDVMELMALSCFALEDGVVYHTYSTYDRGTEALNATWQLLDRAPKGRGEDFSDWPRKRDEYPA
- a CDS encoding RNA polymerase sigma-70 factor, with the translated sequence MTRDEEFEELRPLLFAIAYRLLGSVAEAEDAVQETWLRYESSPAQPTSTKAFLSAVVTRVSIDVLRSARVRREAYVGPWLPEPLLTDPYEDPARSAELADSLSMAALLLLERLSPLERAVFVLRDVFGFGFPEIASAVGRSEAACRQLAARARRHMDDGRPRFEADRREREELATRFFDALRDGDVDGLRELLAADVRMVGDGGGKAPAFAKGVIGADNVARVLASIFPVLAKIDARVEPREVNGRPGAILRDRGGKVVSTLTIDVLGGRIQTIRSVSSPDKLGHLGPVADAWAVAREVNQARRPNE